One genomic region from Melioribacteraceae bacterium 4301-Me encodes:
- a CDS encoding YpdA family putative bacillithiol disulfide reductase, whose amino-acid sequence MYDVIIIGAGPIGLACGIEAVKNNLKYLIIDKGCLVNSIYNYPTNMVFFSTSDRLEIGNVPFISHGVKPTRTEALEYYRRVKSSWNLNVHTYEKVNSVVGEFGNFTVITAKREYKTANVIAAIGFYDNPNYLNIPGEQLPKVKHYYDDAHPYAYQKVAVIGGGNSGVDVALETYRKGSEVTMIIKKDKLDDGVKYWVRPDIENRIKEGAIKAYFNSTVKEILEKEIVIDTPKGQITIENDFVFAMTGYHPDFSFLEKIGIEFQSVENLTPAYNPETFETNKKGLFLAGVVCGGMDTGKWFIENSRYHAENIIREIKNSYIK is encoded by the coding sequence ATGTACGATGTAATTATAATTGGTGCTGGACCGATTGGTTTAGCTTGTGGAATTGAAGCAGTAAAAAATAATTTGAAGTATTTAATAATTGATAAAGGTTGTTTGGTGAATTCTATTTATAATTATCCGACTAACATGGTTTTCTTTTCGACCTCAGATAGATTAGAAATTGGAAACGTTCCTTTTATCTCACACGGCGTAAAACCTACAAGAACAGAGGCATTAGAATATTATAGAAGAGTAAAATCTTCATGGAATCTTAATGTTCATACTTACGAAAAAGTAAATAGTGTAGTTGGTGAATTTGGAAATTTTACTGTAATAACCGCAAAAAGAGAATATAAGACTGCAAATGTTATTGCGGCAATTGGGTTTTATGATAATCCAAATTATCTCAATATTCCAGGTGAACAACTTCCAAAAGTAAAACATTATTACGATGATGCTCACCCATATGCATACCAAAAAGTAGCAGTAATAGGAGGTGGAAATTCCGGCGTTGATGTAGCTTTGGAGACGTATCGTAAAGGTTCAGAGGTAACAATGATTATTAAAAAAGACAAACTTGATGATGGCGTTAAGTATTGGGTCCGGCCTGATATTGAAAACAGAATTAAAGAAGGTGCAATAAAAGCTTACTTTAACTCGACAGTAAAAGAAATTTTGGAAAAAGAGATAGTGATTGATACACCTAAGGGACAAATAACTATCGAAAATGATTTTGTTTTTGCAATGACAGGCTATCATCCGGATTTTAGTTTTCTAGAAAAAATTGGTATTGAGTTCCAATCAGTTGAGAATTTAACTCCTGCTTATAACCCAGAAACTTTTGAAACAAATAAAAAAGGTCTCTTTCTTGCTGGCGTTGTTTGCGGGGGAATGGATACTGGTAAATGGTTTATTGAAAATTCAAGATACCATGCTGAAAATATAATTAGAGAAATAAAGAACAGTTATATAAAAT
- a CDS encoding putative porin has protein sequence MNTSKPLVAIFVLLFFYWSNWCIAKSFYVQQVINKFDTTSSTNKNIADTTSAEKQTKNDTLKIISIKSTFSNESQNSINKTKINFEDYRYTGDLFFLLPFGYVNELGWLGQPSEVTIYGNGWGKVSYTENGILLNNRLSNSFDLNYFQSESIDSIVVLSLPRSFLASVTLNNSAVEFITRNKIELHPYSRIRFYQAPNNEGFVDGMFNAFLSKRLKTLFEVTNNSVDSKFVNSDYSGWKFSSRFHYLLSSTTNIILDYSFNKNEVKLNGGVDFQKILTDYPHSDPNSILYDNFLAPVNFQNRYMKTTAHSLNLHLLNNFTEHTSTNFSFYYRYSLNEFRQNERPDLNYQSNTPQIIHNNSYNTIGLNISQEFHAKFLNATFNSNLENTKINSPLLPSAKTLNMYSIAGVIKPDFFTLLHPNIFGKLLQYGGKQYLGVGIDFTLNIDTTAGLYFGYSSFQKPNDVWEEYLTTQPLNKSKNNISSLETSLKVNLSNIHFSLGLFQQKSSNQYFAAILLNDTLKSTNAIYFKNSSTQKSGINFSFTLKEWKLLLSSNMTYFFPKFREENTLPEYFSSGGIYYLDTLFNNNLELKAGFNFKLYGNRPGFVIDFEKEISAVYFITDYSSPAKKIFTSEISPFFKLDFFLSGKIQKSAIVYFTYENVLDGNYFVVPYYPMYGRGIRFGVAWEFLD, from the coding sequence ATGAACACATCAAAACCACTCGTAGCGATTTTTGTACTTCTATTTTTTTACTGGTCAAACTGGTGCATAGCCAAAAGTTTTTATGTCCAGCAAGTAATTAATAAGTTCGATACTACAAGTTCAACAAACAAAAACATAGCTGATACAACATCTGCAGAAAAGCAAACAAAAAATGACACATTAAAAATTATTTCAATAAAAAGTACTTTTTCGAATGAATCTCAAAACTCAATTAACAAAACAAAAATAAATTTTGAAGATTACAGGTACACAGGCGACCTTTTCTTTTTACTGCCTTTTGGCTATGTAAATGAATTAGGCTGGCTTGGTCAACCTTCTGAGGTAACCATTTACGGCAACGGCTGGGGAAAAGTATCATATACTGAAAACGGTATTCTTTTAAACAACAGATTATCTAATTCATTTGACTTAAACTACTTTCAATCAGAAAGCATTGACTCAATTGTGGTTTTATCTTTACCTCGAAGCTTTTTAGCCAGTGTTACTCTTAATAATTCTGCTGTCGAATTTATAACAAGAAACAAAATAGAATTACACCCGTATTCAAGAATAAGATTTTATCAAGCACCAAACAACGAGGGTTTTGTAGATGGAATGTTTAATGCTTTTCTATCAAAAAGATTAAAAACTCTTTTTGAGGTTACAAACAACTCTGTTGACTCTAAATTTGTTAACAGCGATTACAGTGGATGGAAATTCTCTTCACGCTTTCATTATTTGCTTTCTTCAACTACTAACATAATATTAGATTATTCGTTCAATAAAAATGAAGTAAAATTAAATGGGGGCGTAGATTTTCAAAAAATATTAACTGATTACCCCCATAGTGATCCAAACAGCATTTTGTATGACAACTTCTTAGCACCTGTTAATTTTCAAAATAGATATATGAAAACTACTGCTCACAGTCTAAACTTACATCTACTAAATAATTTTACTGAACATACCTCAACCAACTTTTCTTTTTATTACAGATATTCATTGAATGAATTTCGTCAAAATGAAAGACCTGATTTAAATTACCAAAGCAATACACCTCAAATTATTCATAATAACAGTTATAACACGATCGGATTAAATATTTCACAAGAATTCCATGCTAAATTTTTAAATGCAACATTCAATAGTAATTTAGAAAATACAAAAATTAATTCTCCGCTTTTACCCTCGGCAAAAACACTTAATATGTATTCTATTGCTGGTGTTATAAAACCCGACTTCTTTACTTTATTACATCCAAATATATTCGGAAAATTATTACAATACGGTGGAAAACAATATTTGGGAGTAGGAATTGATTTTACTTTAAACATTGATACCACAGCAGGACTATATTTCGGTTACTCATCCTTTCAAAAACCGAACGATGTCTGGGAAGAATATTTAACAACACAACCGCTAAATAAAAGTAAGAACAATATCAGCTCTTTGGAAACATCACTGAAAGTGAACCTTAGCAATATTCATTTTTCATTAGGACTATTTCAACAAAAGTCTTCAAACCAATACTTTGCGGCAATACTTTTAAATGATACACTAAAAAGTACTAATGCAATTTATTTTAAAAATTCAAGCACACAAAAAAGCGGAATAAATTTCTCATTCACACTAAAAGAATGGAAATTACTTTTATCTTCAAACATGACTTACTTCTTCCCAAAATTTAGAGAAGAAAATACACTGCCAGAATACTTTTCAAGCGGTGGAATTTATTACTTAGATACTCTTTTTAACAATAATCTTGAACTAAAAGCCGGATTTAATTTTAAACTTTATGGTAACAGACCCGGTTTTGTAATTGATTTTGAAAAGGAAATTTCTGCAGTTTATTTTATAACTGATTATTCTTCACCAGCTAAAAAAATATTTACATCAGAAATTTCACCCTTTTTTAAGCTCGATTTTTTCTTAAGCGGGAAAATCCAAAAATCAGCAATAGTTTATTTCACATACGAAAACGTCTTAGACGGTAATTATTTTGTCGTCCCTTACTACCCAATGTATGGAAGAGGAATTCGTTTTGGTGTTGCATGGGAATTTCTTGATTAA
- a CDS encoding TrmH family RNA methyltransferase, with protein MLSKNELKYYSLLLLKKYRKKEKKFLVEGVKLIREALDYNYNCEIVFYTNEFLSKYESTEIFDRIKLIRKVIVKNVELKKVTDTQNPSGIVAVFNFKNNTKSKSHSSNLIVGLENISDPGNLGTIIRNCDWFGIKEILLNSNCAEIYNPKVIRASAGSIFHLKILEAENFYDELNELKSAGYKIYCSDLKGCNVFNLIIDNKSVILFSNEASGPSQKLLKIADEKITIPRLGKAESLNVANASAVILAFLTKKIV; from the coding sequence ATGCTTTCTAAAAATGAGTTGAAATATTACTCTCTGCTTCTCCTAAAAAAATACCGCAAAAAAGAAAAAAAATTCTTAGTGGAAGGAGTTAAACTAATTAGAGAAGCGTTAGACTATAATTATAATTGTGAAATTGTTTTTTATACCAATGAGTTTTTGAGCAAATATGAGAGCACTGAAATTTTTGACAGAATAAAATTAATCAGAAAAGTAATTGTTAAAAACGTAGAGTTAAAAAAGGTAACGGATACTCAAAATCCAAGTGGAATTGTAGCTGTATTTAATTTTAAAAATAATACAAAAAGTAAAAGCCATAGCTCTAATTTAATTGTTGGACTTGAAAACATCTCAGACCCTGGTAATTTGGGGACTATCATTAGAAATTGTGACTGGTTTGGAATTAAAGAGATTTTGTTAAACAGTAATTGCGCTGAAATTTATAATCCAAAAGTAATCAGGGCGTCTGCTGGTTCAATTTTTCATTTGAAAATTTTAGAAGCGGAAAACTTTTACGATGAGTTAAATGAATTGAAATCGGCAGGATACAAAATATACTGCAGTGATTTAAAAGGCTGTAATGTTTTTAATTTAATAATTGATAACAAGAGTGTAATTTTATTTTCAAATGAAGCATCTGGACCTTCTCAAAAATTGCTAAAAATTGCCGATGAAAAAATAACTATTCCAAGACTCGGGAAAGCAGAATCATTAAATGTTGCAAATGCATCCGCAGTAATTCTTGCCTTTTTAACAAAAAAAATAGTTTAG
- a CDS encoding HU family DNA-binding protein yields MGSMTKAQILDYMAKKSGLTKKAAGEFLDEFVKLAYREAKKSFVVPGLGKLVLSERKERMGRNPKTGEQMLIPAKKVVKFRIAKAAKEAILGNSK; encoded by the coding sequence ATGGGTTCAATGACAAAAGCTCAAATTCTAGATTATATGGCAAAAAAATCAGGTTTAACAAAAAAAGCAGCGGGAGAATTTTTAGACGAATTTGTTAAACTTGCATACAGAGAAGCTAAAAAAAGTTTTGTGGTTCCTGGCTTAGGCAAATTAGTTCTTTCTGAAAGAAAAGAAAGAATGGGAAGAAATCCTAAAACAGGCGAACAAATGCTAATCCCAGCCAAAAAAGTTGTAAAGTTTAGAATTGCTAAAGCAGCTAAAGAAGCTATATTAGGTAATAGCAAATAA
- a CDS encoding DinB family protein — protein MIEYFIDLLNYNHWANSLIMESLKKNRINGKALELISHIILSQIIWLQRVKNEAQSIENFWEILPINKLENLHQASTNDWLNYLSEIDEDGLNQKINYKNTKGNSYANTLSQIITHVINHSSYHRAQINMLLRQNNCQPESIDYIVYKRN, from the coding sequence ATGATAGAGTATTTTATCGATTTGCTTAATTACAATCACTGGGCTAATTCTTTAATTATGGAATCATTAAAGAAAAATCGTATTAACGGAAAAGCATTAGAGCTTATTTCACACATTATTCTTTCGCAAATTATTTGGCTACAAAGAGTAAAAAATGAAGCCCAATCAATTGAAAATTTCTGGGAGATTTTACCTATTAACAAATTGGAAAATTTACATCAGGCTTCTACAAATGACTGGCTGAATTATCTTTCTGAAATTGACGAGGATGGATTGAATCAAAAAATTAACTACAAAAACACAAAAGGCAATTCTTATGCTAATACTTTAAGTCAAATTATTACACATGTTATCAATCATTCTTCTTATCATCGTGCACAAATAAATATGCTATTAAGACAAAACAATTGTCAACCCGAATCAATAGATTATATTGTATATAAGAGAAACTAA
- a CDS encoding PAS domain S-box protein — protein MYYQIIQNAILLVALSTLYNLVSQIRRRNEKLFKIISGIIFGCLAIIGMRIPFYYSPGIIYDGRSIILVLAGLFGGGTSAIISVIIAGAYRLGIGGSGVWAGLSTILGTAVTGLLFRRLYKNKIDRISILSLYVVGVIAHLVMLASQLLIQPFPNGIIVIKQIWLPIIFVFPIATLLIGLLLRNEERRFRAEVSLAEREDNLRITLNSIGDAVIATDIEGKITSMNPVAEELTGYNFEDVKNRKLEEVFNIVNAQTGEKVLDPVKKVLMTGKIVGLANHTKLISKSGEEYQIADSAAPIINEDGIVSGVVLVFRNVTQEYKMRENLKISEEKFRKAFFTSPDSININRLSDGKYVSINQGFTKIMGFTEADVIGKTSLELNIWVNPKDRERLVEGLKTNGIVENLEAPFRAKDGSIKIGLMSATIIELDGIPHILNITRDITEVKKQEHARQVLYNLSKISFTDISLKEYLSKIHEELKKLIKSDNFYIALYDKELNQYTFPYHVDEFDNYETDSPTSLDGSLTDYVRKTGKAYLIKEEEDKKLREAGEVKLVGSPCKVWMGAPLFDSSTGEVLGVIALQDYKDENAYTKNDLLTLEIVASQIGQFILRVKALQDLKLAKEKAEVSDRIKGEFMAQMSHEIRSPLNIITGCVQLIKEEIKEKNNSEISELFFSIDSATKRIIRTIDLILNYSELQASSFEPNYKKIDLREEVLNNVISEYRMLAENKNLKLSFNCKTDNTFLIGDMYSLTQVFANLIDNAIKFTKKGGIDVVIDRNPQNYLFVKVTDTGIGMSNEFIQHLFEPFRQEITGYTRPYEGNGLGLALVKKYCEINNAEIFVESKKGVGSAFTVIFK, from the coding sequence ATGTATTATCAAATTATACAGAATGCAATTTTGTTAGTAGCACTTTCGACTTTGTATAATCTTGTTTCGCAAATACGCAGAAGGAATGAGAAACTATTTAAGATTATATCAGGGATAATTTTTGGCTGTTTAGCTATAATTGGTATGAGGATACCATTTTATTATTCACCGGGCATTATTTATGATGGTCGCTCAATAATTTTAGTTTTAGCTGGACTTTTTGGCGGTGGTACAAGTGCAATTATATCTGTTATAATTGCTGGAGCCTATCGTCTTGGAATTGGAGGTTCTGGTGTTTGGGCTGGACTTTCTACAATTTTAGGAACAGCTGTTACCGGATTACTGTTTCGGCGGCTTTATAAAAACAAAATTGACAGAATCAGTATTCTTTCCCTTTATGTGGTCGGTGTAATTGCTCACCTTGTCATGTTAGCCTCTCAGCTTCTTATTCAACCATTCCCAAATGGGATAATAGTAATTAAGCAAATTTGGTTGCCTATAATTTTTGTTTTTCCTATTGCAACTTTGCTTATAGGACTTTTGCTTAGGAATGAAGAAAGGCGCTTTCGTGCAGAAGTTAGCCTGGCAGAGAGGGAGGATAATCTGCGAATCACATTAAATTCAATTGGCGACGCTGTGATTGCAACAGATATTGAAGGTAAAATTACCAGCATGAATCCTGTTGCAGAGGAGCTTACAGGCTATAACTTTGAAGATGTTAAGAACAGAAAGCTTGAAGAGGTATTTAATATAGTTAATGCTCAAACTGGTGAGAAAGTTTTAGACCCTGTAAAAAAAGTTTTAATGACTGGTAAAATTGTTGGGCTTGCCAACCACACTAAGCTTATTTCAAAGTCTGGTGAAGAATATCAAATTGCAGATTCAGCGGCACCAATAATTAACGAGGACGGAATTGTTAGTGGCGTTGTTCTTGTTTTTAGGAACGTTACCCAGGAATATAAAATGCGAGAGAATTTAAAAATTAGTGAAGAAAAATTCAGAAAAGCATTTTTTACCAGTCCAGATTCGATTAACATCAACAGATTATCAGACGGGAAATATGTATCAATTAACCAAGGGTTTACTAAAATTATGGGATTTACTGAAGCTGATGTTATAGGTAAAACATCTTTGGAATTAAATATTTGGGTTAATCCAAAAGATAGAGAACGTTTGGTAGAGGGATTAAAAACTAACGGTATAGTAGAAAACCTTGAAGCTCCTTTTAGAGCTAAAGACGGAAGTATCAAGATTGGACTAATGTCAGCAACTATTATTGAACTTGATGGAATTCCTCACATACTTAATATCACTCGTGATATTACAGAGGTTAAAAAACAAGAACATGCTCGCCAAGTTTTATATAATCTATCTAAAATTTCATTCACAGATATTAGTCTAAAAGAATACTTATCAAAAATTCATGAAGAACTAAAAAAATTAATAAAGTCAGATAATTTTTATATCGCATTATATGATAAAGAATTGAATCAATATACATTCCCATATCATGTTGATGAGTTTGATAATTATGAAACAGATAGTCCAACTTCTTTGGATGGAAGTCTTACAGATTATGTAAGAAAGACTGGTAAAGCTTATTTGATAAAAGAAGAAGAGGATAAAAAATTGCGTGAAGCAGGCGAGGTGAAACTTGTAGGCAGCCCATGCAAAGTTTGGATGGGTGCGCCTTTATTTGATTCATCTACCGGCGAAGTGTTAGGAGTAATTGCTTTACAAGATTATAAAGATGAAAACGCTTATACTAAGAATGACTTACTTACTTTAGAAATAGTAGCTTCTCAAATTGGACAGTTTATCCTTCGCGTTAAGGCTTTACAAGATTTGAAATTAGCAAAAGAAAAAGCAGAAGTATCTGACAGAATTAAAGGTGAGTTTATGGCACAAATGTCGCACGAGATAAGATCACCGCTTAATATAATAACAGGATGCGTCCAATTAATTAAAGAAGAAATTAAAGAAAAAAATAACAGTGAAATCTCAGAACTGTTTTTCAGTATAGATAGTGCAACTAAACGAATTATTAGAACCATCGACTTGATTCTTAATTACTCTGAGCTGCAAGCAAGTTCTTTTGAACCTAATTACAAAAAAATCGATTTAAGAGAGGAAGTCCTTAATAATGTCATATCAGAATACCGCATGCTTGCTGAAAACAAAAATTTAAAACTAAGTTTTAATTGTAAAACGGATAACACATTCCTAATCGGTGATATGTACAGTCTAACACAGGTATTTGCTAATTTAATTGATAATGCCATTAAATTTACCAAAAAAGGCGGGATTGATGTAGTTATTGATCGTAATCCACAAAATTACCTTTTTGTAAAAGTGACCGATACTGGCATTGGAATGAGTAATGAGTTTATTCAACATCTGTTTGAACCGTTTAGACAGGAGATAACTGGTTATACCAGGCCATATGAAGGCAATGGCTTGGGATTAGCACTTGTTAAAAAGTATTGTGAAATTAACAATGCAGAGATTTTCGTCGAAAGTAAAAAAGGGGTTGGTAGTGCTTTTACAGTTATTTTTAAATGA